In Temnothorax longispinosus isolate EJ_2023e chromosome 10, Tlon_JGU_v1, whole genome shotgun sequence, a single window of DNA contains:
- the LOC139820839 gene encoding uncharacterized protein, which produces MTVGFWNIAGLKGKNEGFWKVVEEWDIITLLETWVEEKEWSKVKKIMPERYVWKCQPATREKKRGRARGGIITGVRKGLKVEGRIEREEEGIVERIVRTKEGEWKIISVYVNNDIDKKIRLIKEYTNEGGIGERIIIGGDFNARTGEKGGIMDIFGEERKSKDKEINAEGKKLIEFLEEEGLGILNGTKGDKEGKFTFTGERGETVIDYIIGNQELWERTEEVRIGEQIDSDHQYVALEIAEEIEERKREEKKTKKVMNWSKEAVERYREKIEEKTIDGVNPEELMEEIKNAVTRAVSWKEIRIDNKAKRKNKWWDGQCVELRREAKERLRKWKKGEEEKAEYIKKRKEYREMIKEKKEKEKERIIEEARNAKNKKEVWRFINRERKHRKEMNEEISEEQWNEHFKKLLGGVGTKQETAKEKQETGDSCENQEGIRREEVEEIIKEMKNRKAAGADGMPNEVWANGGSRLKEAIWKICDMAWRKGEMIEDWNEGIIVPIVKKGEGKEAGDYRGVTLMNTSYKIYAAILAKRLEKEIEEKKLIPETQTGFRKGKGTIENIYTLNYVIGRAISKERGKLVATFIDLKAAFDSVDREILWKVMEKNGISKRLRDRIKELYKETKSVIRCNGEKGPCFWTVNGVRQGCPLSALLFILLLADLEEVMRKGQEGGVVIGDTKIWTFAYADDIVAIAEREEEMKQMIRRLEKYFDKRKLTVNVGKTKVMRFRKGGGRAKEVEWKWKGEQIEEVKEFCYLGYIFQRNGGQEAHIKERVRKATVAMRQVWGIGKRIFGGDWKRRMKLFDSLVASVAMYGAEVWGWKERKNIERIQERFIRWTLALDWCTPGYMIR; this is translated from the coding sequence ATGACAGTAGGCTTCTGGAACATAGCGGGACTAAAAGGGAAAAATGAAGGGTTTTGGAAGGTAGTGGAAGAGTGGGACATAATAACACTCTTAGAAACATGGgtagaagaaaaagagtggagcaaagtaaaaaaaataatgccaGAAAGATATGTATGGAAATGCCAACCAGCgacaagagaaaagaaaagaggaagagcaaGAGGAGGGATAATTACCGGAGTAAGAAAAGGGCTCAAAGTAGAAGGAAGaatagagagagaagaggaaggaatAGTGGAAAGAATTGTAAGAACAAAAGAGGGAGAATGGAAGATTATTAGTGTATACGTAAATAATGacattgacaaaaaaataagattaataaaagaatatacgAACGAAGGAGGCATAGgagagcgaataataatagGAGGCGACTTTAATGCAAGAACAGGGGAAAAAGGAGGAATTATGGACATCTttggagaagaaagaaaatcaaaagacaaagaaataaatgcaGAAGGAAAAAAACTGATAGAATTTCTGGAAGAAGAAGGGCTAGGAATACTAAATGGAACTAAGGGAGATAAAGAAGGAAAGTTCACCTTTAccggagagagaggagagacagTAATAGACTATATAATAGGAAATCAGGAGCTATGGGAAAGAACAGAAGAGGTAAGAATTGGAGAGCAGATAGATTCAGACCACCAATATGTAGCACTAGAAATAGCGGAGgaaatagaagaaagaaaaagggaggagaagaaaacgaaaaaagtaATGAACTGGTCTAAAGAAGCTGTAGAAAGATATAGAGAAAAGATCGAAGAAAAAACCATAGATGGAGTGAACCCGGAGGAGCTcatggaagaaataaaaaatgcagtaACAAGGGCGGTAAGCTggaaagaaattagaatagACAATAAagcgaagagaaaaaataaatggtgGGACGGACAGTGTGTGGAACTAAGAAGAGAAGCAAAAGAGAGGCTAAGAAAGTGGAAAAAaggggaagaagaaaaagcagaatatataaagaagaggaaagaatACAGGgaaatgataaaagaaaaaaaagagaaggaaaaagaaagaattatagaaGAAGCAAGGaacgcaaaaaataaaaaagaggtaTGGAGATTCATAAATAGAGAAAGGAAACATAGAAAGGAAATGAATGAAGAAATAAGCGAGGAACAATGGAACGAGCATTTTAAGAAGTTACTAGGAGGCGTAGGAACGAAGCAGGAGACGGCAAAGGAAAAACAAGAAACAGGAGATAGTTGCGAAAATCAAGAAGGAATAAGAAGAGAGGAGgtagaagaaataataaaggagatgaaaaatagaaaagcaGCAGGAGCGGATGGAATGCCAAACGAGGTATGGGCAAACGGAGGAAGCAGATTAAAGGAAGCAATATGGAAGATATGTGACATGGCATGGAGAAAAGGGGAAATGATAGAAGACTGGAATGAAGGAATAATTGTTCCCATAGTaaagaaaggggaaggaaAAGAAGCAGGAGACTACAGAGGTGTAACACTGATGAACACGAGCTACAAAATATACGCAGCTATTTTAGCCAAACGACTAGAGAAGGAGATAGAAGAGAAGAAGCTAATACCGGAGACGCAAACAGGATtcaggaaaggaaaaggaacgatagaaaatatatacacattaaaCTATGTAATAGGAAGAGCGATTAGCAAGGAAAGAGGGAAGTTAGTGGCAACATTTATAGATCTGAAGGCAGCATTTGACTCAGTTGATAGGGAAATATTATGGAAGGTAATGGAGAAGAATGGAATAAGCAAAAGACTGAGAGATAGAATTAAAGAGCtgtataaagaaacaaaaagcgTGATTAGATGTAATGGAGAAAAAGGACCGTGCTTTTGGACAGTAAACGGCGTAAGGCAGGGATGCCCTCTGAGTGCGCTACTATTTATATTGCTGCTGGCAGACTTGGAGGAGGTAATGAGAAAAGGGCAGGAGGGAGGGGTAGTTATAggagatacaaaaatatggACGTTTGCATACGCGGATGACATAGTGGCAATtgcagagagagaagaggaaatgAAGCAAATGATAAGGAGGTTAGAAAAATACTTCGACAAAAGGAAACTAACAGTGAATGTTGGAAAAACAAAAGTCATGAGATTCAGGAAAGGAGGAGGTAGAGCCAAAGAAGTTGAATGGAAGTGGAAAGGAGAACAAATAGAGGaggtaaaagaattttgctaCTTAGGatacatatttcaaagaaacgGAGGACAAGAAGCACACATAAAAGAGAGAGTAAGAAAAGCCACAGTTGCAATGAGGCAAGTATGGGGAAtaggaaaaagaatttttggaGGAGACTGGAAAAGAAGAATGAAACTCTTTGACTCGCTGGTGGCAAGTGTGGCGATGTATGGAGCAGAAGTATGGGGatggaaggaaagaaagaatatagaGAGGATACAAGAGAGGTTTATAAGATGGACGTTAGCATTAGATTGGTGCACGCCGGGTTATATGATAAGATAA